From one Gammaproteobacteria bacterium CG11_big_fil_rev_8_21_14_0_20_46_22 genomic stretch:
- a CDS encoding CusA/CzcA family heavy metal efflux RND transporter: protein MLKAIIRWSIHNRFIVIALTLFLIALGVYALFKTPVDAIPDLSDVQVIVKTPYPGQAPQVVEDQVTYPLSTAMLAVPGAVTVRGYSFFGDSYVYILFKDGTDPYWARSRVLEYLSQIGSQLPPNAKPELGPDATGVGWVYQYALVDKTGQRDLSQLTSLQNWLLKYDLQTVPDVSEVATVGGMVKQYQITLHPNQLRAYGLTLAQVKQAVQKANQEVGGSVAEMGEAEYMIRATGYIQKIKSIEDIPLGLSKEGTPILLSDVATVKLGPQMRRGVAELNGQGETVGGVIVMRQGENALDTIKLVKEKLAQLQSSLPQGVEIVPVYDRSGLITRAIHTLSWTLLIEFLVVAAVCLLFLLHFRSSLVVILSLPIGVLVAFIIMRWQGLNANIMSLGGIAIAIGVMVDAAIIMVENMHKQLEKAQASEQPIQRWKLVEASAIEVGPTLFFSLLITTLSFLPVFALQAQEGRLFAPLAFTKTYAMAAASGLAITLVPVLMGYFIRGRIVPEQRNPINRALLWCYKPVVTLILRFPKTLILLTVILFIVTFWPASQIGSEFMPDLNEGDLMYMPTMLPGVSIGKARQVLQQTDKLIKQIPEVKSVLGKVGRAETATDPAPMTMIESVIQLKPESQWRKGMTIAKLKQVLDRTVRLPGVTNAWVMPIRTRIDMLATGIKTPVGIKILGPHLKEIQTIGEELEKLLPQVKGTTSVYADRAVGGRYIQVDIKRQQAARYGLNIADVQTMVQSAIGGINVTETIEGRERYPVNLRYPQAERQDVDALKTLPIVTPTGAHIALSDVAHVYVTQGPPAIKSENAQLTGWVLVDIAGRDLGSYTQAAQQLVKEKLKLPPGYRLLWTGQYEYMQRAKNRLMLLVPLTLVLIFFLLYLNSRSLIEVLIIMGTLPLSFIGGIWLLYWLDYNLSVAVGVGFIALAGVAVETGMVLLNYLNNALKEKIHTAQAEKRALTPDDIIAVIKQGALYRVRPIMMAVAATFAGLLPVMLSRGTGSEVMRRIAAPMVGGLITATLLTLVIIPAIYYLWKRRLVGRELKK from the coding sequence ATGTTAAAGGCTATTATTCGCTGGTCGATTCACAATCGGTTTATTGTGATTGCGCTAACGCTTTTTTTAATTGCGTTGGGGGTCTATGCGTTATTTAAAACACCGGTGGATGCGATTCCTGATTTATCCGATGTGCAAGTCATTGTGAAAACGCCTTATCCTGGCCAAGCCCCTCAAGTTGTGGAAGATCAAGTCACCTATCCTTTGTCAACGGCCATGTTGGCCGTGCCAGGGGCTGTGACGGTACGCGGCTATTCCTTTTTTGGCGATTCGTATGTGTATATTTTATTTAAAGATGGCACGGACCCCTATTGGGCACGCTCACGCGTTTTGGAATACTTAAGTCAAATCGGCAGTCAATTACCCCCTAATGCTAAGCCTGAATTAGGGCCAGATGCCACCGGTGTGGGTTGGGTGTATCAATATGCGCTCGTCGATAAAACGGGGCAACGTGATTTATCCCAACTAACCAGCTTACAAAACTGGCTATTAAAATACGATCTGCAAACCGTGCCGGATGTCTCTGAAGTCGCTACCGTGGGCGGCATGGTTAAGCAATATCAAATCACCTTGCACCCCAATCAACTGCGTGCTTACGGCTTAACGCTCGCCCAAGTCAAACAAGCCGTCCAAAAAGCCAACCAAGAAGTCGGTGGTTCGGTGGCTGAAATGGGTGAAGCCGAATATATGATTCGTGCGACTGGTTATATTCAGAAAATTAAATCGATTGAAGATATCCCGCTTGGCTTAAGTAAAGAAGGGACACCGATTTTATTGTCGGATGTGGCCACAGTGAAACTTGGCCCGCAAATGCGCCGTGGTGTGGCAGAGCTTAATGGTCAAGGTGAAACCGTCGGTGGTGTGATTGTGATGCGCCAAGGTGAAAACGCGCTTGATACCATTAAACTCGTGAAAGAAAAATTAGCCCAATTGCAATCGAGTTTACCCCAAGGCGTTGAGATTGTACCCGTGTATGATCGCTCAGGCTTAATTACCCGTGCAATTCACACGCTCAGTTGGACATTACTGATTGAGTTTCTTGTCGTTGCTGCGGTGTGTTTACTCTTTTTATTGCATTTTCGCTCTTCCTTAGTCGTCATCTTGAGTTTGCCGATTGGGGTATTGGTGGCTTTTATTATCATGCGTTGGCAAGGACTCAATGCCAATATTATGTCCTTAGGGGGTATTGCGATTGCCATTGGTGTGATGGTGGATGCCGCCATCATCATGGTTGAAAACATGCACAAGCAGCTTGAAAAAGCACAAGCCAGTGAGCAACCTATTCAGCGATGGAAACTGGTGGAAGCCTCAGCGATTGAAGTCGGACCCACCTTGTTTTTCTCATTATTGATTACGACACTGAGCTTTTTGCCCGTGTTTGCTTTACAAGCACAAGAAGGCCGACTGTTTGCGCCTTTAGCCTTTACTAAAACTTATGCGATGGCGGCCGCCTCCGGATTAGCGATTACCTTAGTGCCGGTGTTAATGGGGTATTTTATTCGTGGTCGCATTGTGCCAGAACAACGCAACCCGATTAATCGGGCTTTATTGTGGTGTTATAAACCTGTTGTTACGCTAATTTTACGTTTTCCTAAGACCTTAATTTTGCTTACAGTGATTTTATTTATTGTGACCTTTTGGCCCGCTTCTCAGATTGGCTCTGAGTTTATGCCCGATTTAAACGAAGGCGATTTGATGTACATGCCAACGATGTTGCCGGGGGTTTCTATTGGCAAGGCGCGTCAAGTCTTGCAACAAACGGACAAACTAATTAAACAAATCCCCGAGGTGAAAAGTGTTTTGGGTAAAGTGGGACGAGCAGAAACCGCCACTGATCCTGCGCCCATGACCATGATTGAAAGTGTGATTCAATTAAAACCGGAGTCGCAATGGCGCAAAGGGATGACGATCGCTAAGCTCAAGCAAGTGTTGGATCGTACCGTTAGGCTACCCGGTGTCACCAATGCCTGGGTGATGCCCATTCGCACTCGAATTGATATGTTAGCAACCGGCATTAAAACGCCTGTTGGGATTAAAATCCTAGGGCCTCACTTAAAAGAAATTCAAACCATTGGTGAGGAGCTTGAAAAACTATTACCGCAAGTGAAAGGCACGACGTCAGTATATGCGGATCGTGCTGTGGGTGGTCGTTATATTCAAGTCGATATTAAGCGACAACAAGCCGCCCGTTATGGGTTGAATATCGCCGATGTGCAAACTATGGTGCAATCAGCCATTGGTGGGATAAATGTCACTGAAACCATTGAAGGCCGCGAACGTTATCCAGTCAACCTTCGCTACCCACAAGCTGAACGCCAAGATGTGGATGCACTTAAAACTCTGCCAATTGTGACGCCTACGGGCGCACATATTGCATTAAGTGATGTGGCGCACGTTTATGTGACACAAGGCCCACCCGCCATTAAAAGCGAGAATGCGCAATTAACCGGTTGGGTATTAGTGGATATTGCCGGGCGTGACTTGGGCAGTTACACGCAAGCCGCACAACAGCTTGTGAAAGAAAAATTAAAACTACCACCCGGTTATCGCTTATTATGGACAGGCCAATATGAATACATGCAACGTGCTAAAAATCGTTTGATGCTATTAGTGCCATTAACCTTAGTCTTAATTTTCTTTTTACTGTATTTGAATTCACGTAGTTTGATTGAAGTCTTGATTATTATGGGTACCTTGCCTTTATCTTTTATCGGTGGTATTTGGTTGTTGTATTGGTTGGATTACAATCTGTCAGTTGCAGTCGGTGTTGGCTTTATCGCGCTGGCTGGTGTCGCTGTTGAAACGGGGATGGTGTTGCTGAACTATTTAAACAACGCCTTAAAGGAAAAAATCCATACAGCGCAGGCTGAAAAACGTGCGCTCACCCCAGACGATATCATTGCCGTGATTAAGCAAGGAGCATTATATCGAGTACGCCCCATTATGATGGCCGTGGCTGCAACCTTTGCGGGTTTATTGCCGGTGATGTTAAGTCGAGGCACGGGTTCTGAAGTGATGCGTCGCATTGCTGCGCCGATGGTGGGCGGTTTAATAACAGCAACCCTTTTAACGTTAGTCATTATTCCTGCGATTTATTATTTGTGGAAACGGCGATTAGTTGGACGTGAACTAAAGAAGTAA
- a CDS encoding MFS transporter codes for MEIPLDGNLPEVPKSKSFRVLWFVELWERFGYYGVQAILALYFVQQLGYNQTQSFYVFGSFSAFVYGFAWIGGRVGDDYLGAKRTLVLGATILAFSYLGLALSNKQTVFYALAGIVVGNALFKANPSSLISKLYGKGNVALDSAMTWYYMAVNIGSMISMAMTPIVAQNYGWPLAFGICAIGLFLGVANYGIYRGRLAHIATSAGKQPFSIKRFLIVLSGGFVSFIIIAHLLKHTTVCNWIIYLVVAGAFFYFLKESRALSSTERKRMLVALVLIMQAVLFFVLYNQMATSLTFFALHNINNHVFGLTVPAAEYQVLNSVVIVLMSPLLAKLYIHWPATHITKFCIGMSLCASAFLVLALPQFTASNGLASPWWMVLTYYLQSTGELLVSALGLAMVAELCPEYMSGFVMGVWFLTSMLAGPIGAWVGALTVPNNTLQQLTPVASMSLYSHVFTEIGLVTGLIAILMWLLRPLLNKAIVPVHLLSHEEGK; via the coding sequence ATGGAAATACCATTGGATGGCAATTTACCAGAAGTACCAAAGTCTAAATCATTTCGGGTACTTTGGTTCGTTGAGTTGTGGGAGCGATTCGGCTATTACGGTGTACAAGCGATTTTAGCGCTCTATTTTGTACAGCAGCTAGGGTACAACCAAACTCAAAGCTTTTATGTCTTTGGCTCTTTCAGTGCTTTTGTTTATGGCTTTGCTTGGATTGGCGGCAGAGTTGGTGATGATTATTTGGGAGCAAAGCGAACGCTTGTTTTAGGCGCAACAATCTTAGCCTTTTCATACCTTGGGTTGGCACTTTCAAATAAGCAAACAGTTTTTTATGCCTTAGCAGGTATTGTTGTTGGTAATGCCTTGTTTAAGGCAAACCCTAGCTCACTTATTTCTAAATTATATGGCAAAGGTAATGTCGCACTAGACAGTGCTATGACTTGGTATTACATGGCGGTAAATATTGGCTCAATGATCTCTATGGCGATGACGCCTATTGTGGCTCAAAATTATGGGTGGCCACTGGCTTTTGGAATATGTGCTATTGGTTTATTCTTGGGGGTAGCGAACTATGGTATTTACCGAGGCCGGTTAGCGCATATTGCCACAAGCGCAGGAAAGCAACCTTTTAGCATAAAACGTTTTTTAATTGTGCTTTCCGGTGGATTTGTCAGCTTCATCATCATTGCCCATTTGCTCAAACACACAACGGTTTGCAATTGGATTATTTATCTTGTTGTTGCAGGGGCATTTTTTTATTTTTTAAAAGAAAGCCGCGCGCTTTCCAGTACAGAGCGCAAGCGTATGCTTGTTGCACTTGTCCTTATAATGCAAGCCGTGCTGTTTTTTGTTTTATACAACCAGATGGCTACTTCCTTAACCTTTTTTGCATTACACAACATCAATAATCATGTTTTTGGTTTAACGGTTCCAGCCGCCGAATACCAAGTTTTAAATTCAGTGGTCATCGTGCTTATGTCGCCCCTGTTAGCAAAACTTTATATACATTGGCCTGCGACACATATTACTAAATTTTGTATTGGCATGAGTTTATGTGCTTCAGCTTTTCTAGTTTTAGCATTACCCCAATTCACAGCCAGCAATGGGTTAGCTTCACCTTGGTGGATGGTCTTGACCTATTACTTACAGTCAACAGGCGAGTTATTAGTATCAGCGCTTGGTTTGGCAATGGTCGCTGAACTATGTCCTGAATACATGAGTGGTTTTGTTATGGGGGTATGGTTTTTAACAAGCATGTTAGCAGGGCCAATTGGTGCATGGGTAGGTGCTTTAACAGTGCCTAATAATACTCTGCAACAATTAACGCCCGTTGCTAGCATGAGCCTATATTCACATGTCTTTACTGAAATAGGGTTAGTGACGGGATTGATTGCAATCTTAATGTGGTTGCTTAGACCCTTATTAAACAAAGCAATTGTACCTGTTCACCTGCTATCTCATGAGGAAGGAAAATAG
- a CDS encoding TIGR03759 family integrating conjugative element protein, whose amino-acid sequence MNKQNDKPNETHRETVCNALQLFSGFLFWFLSFTAVPALADAAQVVNPHQTQNQIVQSLESQYSLKDRAKMWGLTTADFKRYLWLMKNTPSGHWYKKLDPAEVLALNAKDPDQMMRYAKVQARNMHARVTRELAFDRIYSKAYKALYPNEKPIMSKDLPAGQGANLQSGDRLWLFVSVNTPLGSFAYQHLIKAVQATPNTVLDIYFVGKNLSQKAIQQWAVSAGIPRDLVNKQVTLNYGESRFESLTKGKNVNLPFVGVIHNNHFQPISLSSVL is encoded by the coding sequence ATGAACAAGCAAAACGACAAGCCGAACGAAACGCATCGAGAAACCGTTTGTAATGCCTTACAACTGTTCTCTGGTTTTTTATTTTGGTTTTTAAGCTTTACCGCAGTGCCAGCCTTAGCCGATGCAGCACAAGTGGTTAACCCTCATCAAACACAAAATCAGATTGTTCAGTCTTTAGAAAGCCAATACAGCTTAAAAGACCGTGCAAAAATGTGGGGGCTAACAACTGCGGACTTTAAGCGCTATTTATGGCTTATGAAAAATACGCCAAGTGGCCACTGGTATAAAAAACTTGATCCCGCAGAAGTCTTGGCGCTGAATGCAAAAGACCCAGACCAAATGATGCGCTATGCAAAAGTTCAGGCACGTAATATGCATGCTCGTGTCACGAGAGAATTGGCTTTTGATCGGATTTATTCAAAAGCGTATAAAGCACTTTATCCGAATGAAAAACCGATCATGTCGAAAGACTTGCCCGCAGGACAAGGCGCAAACTTACAATCCGGTGATAGGCTCTGGTTGTTTGTCAGTGTTAATACACCACTTGGTAGCTTTGCCTACCAGCATTTAATAAAAGCAGTACAGGCCACACCGAATACGGTGCTTGATATTTACTTTGTCGGTAAAAATCTATCACAAAAAGCGATTCAACAATGGGCTGTTTCTGCTGGTATACCGCGAGACCTTGTTAATAAGCAAGTCACACTCAACTATGGTGAGAGTCGATTTGAGTCATTAACAAAAGGTAAAAATGTGAATTTGCCTTTCGTCGGTGTTATCCATAACAACCATTTTCAGCCGATTAGCTTGTCGTCTGTTTTATAA
- a CDS encoding DNA-binding protein, with product MNLKKTRIVLELMTNEEIVLSNLKTLMKSKQMSMRALANECGISSGQMHRILNGTAKLSFPELIKMAEALEVDLKNDVLKNITTYQPNPNEKEKISVAIMSISNSRVASIVSPKGKILGSSLLSGGLDLADDSDELMKLINESANDALLNIKNKKNYTLANARLKLVTQSYEFEDKRKQFKDYAYKHFHEIVLLPDWIVTLLAAFDGNEGISLVTDKGVSLSYLHNGQLKKIGGWKYPVYDLGGENWLGVETIKHTIEAAEGYIPMTELARQVLSKFNGKIERITERCIQSGDPDIYCLFTSFLLTAYFTEDDAAKNIIASGFKQIERTIKLADKLIGKKLKITLNGSLAKVYKPFIEQSRLIEQIDDMKKVELLARINEDDLQALGIIIG from the coding sequence GTGAATCTTAAAAAAACCAGGATTGTTTTAGAACTTATGACAAATGAAGAAATCGTATTAAGTAATTTAAAAACATTGATGAAGAGTAAGCAGATGTCTATGCGTGCTTTAGCCAATGAGTGTGGCATAAGCTCTGGTCAAATGCATAGAATTTTAAACGGTACAGCAAAACTATCTTTCCCTGAACTTATTAAAATGGCTGAGGCATTAGAGGTTGATCTAAAAAATGATGTTTTAAAAAATATTACTACATATCAACCCAATCCCAACGAAAAAGAAAAAATCAGTGTAGCTATTATGTCGATTAGTAATAGTAGAGTAGCTAGCATTGTTTCGCCTAAAGGCAAAATTCTCGGTTCTTCATTATTATCTGGCGGGCTAGATTTAGCTGATGATTCTGATGAATTAATGAAGCTAATTAATGAATCAGCAAACGATGCATTATTGAATATTAAAAATAAGAAGAACTACACATTAGCCAACGCCCGATTAAAATTAGTTACTCAGTCTTACGAATTCGAAGATAAACGAAAGCAGTTTAAAGACTATGCTTATAAACATTTTCATGAAATTGTCTTGCTTCCCGATTGGATCGTTACCTTGCTTGCTGCTTTTGATGGAAACGAGGGAATCTCTTTGGTTACCGATAAAGGCGTTTCGCTTTCATACCTCCATAACGGCCAACTAAAAAAAATTGGTGGTTGGAAATATCCTGTCTACGACTTAGGAGGCGAAAACTGGCTGGGTGTTGAAACAATAAAGCATACTATTGAAGCTGCTGAGGGTTATATTCCCATGACTGAATTAGCAAGACAGGTCTTATCAAAATTCAACGGAAAAATTGAGCGCATAACAGAGCGATGTATCCAAAGTGGCGACCCCGATATATATTGCCTATTTACTAGTTTTTTGTTGACCGCTTACTTTACTGAGGATGATGCAGCTAAGAACATTATTGCTTCTGGATTCAAACAAATCGAGCGAACAATCAAACTAGCCGATAAACTCATTGGAAAGAAACTTAAAATAACGCTAAATGGATCGCTTGCTAAAGTCTATAAACCGTTTATAGAGCAATCAAGGTTAATAGAACAAATCGATGATATGAAAAAGGTTGAGCTTTTAGCTCGAATAAATGAAGATGACTTGCAAGCTTTGGGTATAATTATTGGCTAA
- the csrA gene encoding carbon storage regulator, protein MLILTRRVGESIVINDNITITVLGVKGSQVRLGTQAPLDTSVHREEIYQKLHDEAETKNE, encoded by the coding sequence ATGTTAATTTTGACTAGACGAGTTGGTGAAAGCATTGTTATAAATGACAATATAACTATTACTGTACTTGGCGTGAAAGGAAGCCAGGTTAGACTGGGTACTCAAGCACCGCTTGATACGTCAGTGCATAGAGAAGAGATTTATCAAAAACTTCATGATGAGGCAGAGACCAAAAATGAATAG
- a CDS encoding mercury transporter MerT, which yields MKSLKNMKNKAPKKTLIAAVIAAIVAALCCLGPLIVVLLGLGSAWMSVFTQIAFFRPVAIMLTVVFLGIAYWKLYITPKRRSIDQPCAKPETLRIYRLVFWVVVVIALLLLAFPWYVHWFW from the coding sequence CTAAAAAACATGAAAAACAAAGCGCCTAAAAAAACCTTAATTGCCGCAGTAATTGCTGCTATTGTGGCTGCCTTGTGTTGCTTAGGCCCATTGATCGTTGTGTTATTAGGATTAGGCAGTGCTTGGATGAGTGTTTTTACCCAGATTGCTTTTTTTAGGCCAGTGGCTATCATGCTAACAGTAGTGTTTTTAGGGATTGCTTATTGGAAACTCTATATCACACCAAAACGGCGCTCTATTGATCAACCCTGTGCCAAACCAGAAACCTTGCGTATTTATCGTTTGGTTTTCTGGGTGGTTGTGGTGATTGCTTTATTACTGTTGGCTTTCCCTTGGTATGTTCACTGGTTTTGGTAG
- a CDS encoding efflux transporter periplasmic adaptor subunit has translation MKASKSILWVVVIVLCLVIVFALGWWLSRSTSTRASTTASSQTANKKPLYWVAPMNPSYRRDKPGKSPMGMDLVPVYEEPSEAGVVKISPTVENNLGVRTAVVEKRHFNQQIRTVGYVQPDENTLQTMSVYTEGWIKDLQVKAAGEPVKQGQLLFKLYSPVLVSAQEEYLLAIKYHNPLLIRAGKQKLITLGMSAKDIDQLASARQAQQNVPVYAPQSGYITQLNVREGAHVMPATPLMSIANLSTVWVIAEVYEQQAALLKTGQRVSARFNGLPGKIIKGKVDYIYPTLNAKTRTVRVRLVFANPNTQLKPAMYANITIDAGHSLSVVAIPKEALIQLGDTNRVVLALGDGKFKPVTVKVGQQNQDWVAITEGLTPGQKVVTSAQFLLDSESNLKAGLKRLSNDQTNSPSSSGNKKMKPTTNPNHTGH, from the coding sequence ATGAAAGCCTCAAAAAGCATTTTATGGGTTGTCGTGATTGTGCTGTGTCTAGTCATTGTCTTTGCTTTGGGTTGGTGGTTGTCACGTAGCACGTCAACTCGTGCATCAACAACTGCGTCTTCACAAACAGCCAATAAAAAGCCACTCTATTGGGTGGCTCCCATGAATCCCAGCTATCGCCGTGACAAACCGGGGAAATCGCCGATGGGAATGGATTTAGTGCCCGTCTATGAAGAACCCAGCGAGGCCGGTGTCGTTAAAATTTCTCCAACGGTTGAAAATAACTTAGGCGTTCGCACGGCAGTCGTTGAAAAACGCCATTTCAATCAACAGATTCGCACAGTAGGCTATGTACAACCCGATGAAAATACGTTGCAAACAATGAGTGTTTATACGGAAGGTTGGATTAAGGACTTACAAGTCAAAGCGGCGGGTGAGCCGGTTAAGCAAGGTCAATTGCTCTTTAAACTCTATTCGCCTGTCTTAGTAAGCGCCCAAGAAGAATATTTATTGGCAATCAAATATCATAATCCATTACTCATTCGAGCAGGCAAACAAAAACTCATCACGCTAGGCATGTCAGCAAAAGACATTGATCAATTAGCCTCAGCGCGGCAAGCCCAGCAAAACGTGCCTGTCTATGCGCCACAATCCGGTTATATCACCCAGCTCAATGTTCGAGAAGGTGCACATGTTATGCCAGCTACCCCGTTGATGAGCATTGCAAATTTATCGACTGTGTGGGTCATTGCTGAAGTCTATGAGCAACAAGCGGCTTTATTAAAAACAGGCCAGCGGGTTAGCGCGCGTTTTAATGGCTTGCCTGGAAAAATCATCAAAGGCAAAGTGGATTACATCTATCCAACGCTTAATGCGAAAACGCGTACCGTACGGGTGCGATTAGTTTTTGCTAATCCTAATACTCAACTCAAACCGGCCATGTATGCCAATATCACCATTGATGCGGGTCATTCTCTGTCAGTGGTTGCGATTCCGAAAGAAGCCTTGATCCAGTTGGGTGATACGAATCGTGTGGTATTAGCCTTAGGCGATGGAAAATTTAAACCGGTGACGGTGAAGGTGGGGCAACAAAATCAAGACTGGGTTGCGATTACCGAAGGTTTGACACCCGGCCAAAAAGTCGTGACGTCAGCGCAATTTTTATTGGACTCAGAAAGCAACTTGAAAGCGGGTTTAAAGCGATTGAGTAACGATCAAACTAACAGCCCCTCTTCATCAGGCAATAAAAAAATGAAGCCAACCACGAATCCTAATCACACAGGACATTAA
- a CDS encoding transporter, producing the protein MHMFLRKGISLLVFTLPLSVWAAPSLNLHQAERLALHLAPELKQLQANSDALNQDAVADDQWDDPKLMVGAANVPADTFSFTQDNMTQIQVGLMQQLPRGHSLAIRSLQDRLRAASTESQKALMKLTILRSIRVSWLNAYYWQQAITIYTQEKRIFQHLLEVNTKLLENNQAQQKDVVRAQFELSQLTQQIIDARQQQAEANAQLARWLPFQIDRLRFQLPTWPAPPHLKQLKTVIKQQPLLRVDNQNSEVNQAGIKLAEQQYVPGVNVGVVYGVRQGDDAAGNKRSNFIGAQVTMDLPFFTKNRQSRRLKASEERYTAAQMQTMSDYRQLRSQLLDNYAAWQELSLQYQVYQQQLIPEAQHYAEATQVAYQNKQTDFPTLARAYVASYNTELAALKTHVGLLQARVNLLYLQGR; encoded by the coding sequence ATGCACATGTTTTTGAGAAAAGGGATTAGCTTATTGGTGTTCACTTTGCCGCTGAGCGTATGGGCAGCTCCTTCACTGAATTTACACCAAGCAGAACGGCTCGCTTTACACCTTGCCCCTGAGTTAAAACAATTGCAAGCCAATAGTGATGCTTTAAATCAAGATGCGGTGGCCGACGATCAATGGGATGATCCAAAATTGATGGTGGGTGCTGCCAATGTCCCCGCAGACACCTTTAGCTTTACGCAAGACAACATGACACAGATTCAAGTGGGCTTGATGCAGCAATTACCGAGAGGCCATAGTTTGGCCATCCGCTCCTTACAAGATCGATTGCGCGCTGCCTCGACAGAGAGTCAAAAAGCCTTAATGAAACTCACTATTTTGCGCTCGATTCGAGTGAGCTGGCTCAATGCTTATTATTGGCAGCAAGCGATTACAATCTACACGCAAGAAAAACGCATTTTTCAACACTTGCTGGAAGTGAACACCAAATTACTGGAGAACAATCAGGCGCAGCAAAAGGATGTGGTCAGAGCACAATTTGAATTAAGTCAACTGACCCAGCAAATCATTGATGCCAGGCAGCAACAGGCTGAGGCTAATGCGCAATTAGCACGTTGGCTGCCATTTCAAATCGATCGATTGCGATTTCAGTTACCGACTTGGCCAGCACCACCTCATTTAAAACAATTAAAAACCGTGATTAAGCAGCAGCCTTTGTTGCGTGTCGATAACCAAAATAGCGAAGTCAATCAAGCAGGCATCAAACTGGCTGAACAGCAATACGTGCCTGGGGTTAATGTGGGTGTGGTTTATGGTGTCCGCCAAGGCGATGATGCGGCGGGCAACAAACGCTCTAACTTCATTGGGGCTCAAGTGACGATGGATTTACCGTTTTTTACAAAGAATAGGCAGAGTCGACGCTTGAAAGCCAGCGAAGAACGCTATACCGCTGCACAAATGCAAACAATGTCGGATTATCGTCAATTGCGAAGCCAATTGCTCGATAATTATGCCGCTTGGCAAGAACTCTCTCTGCAATATCAGGTCTATCAGCAACAATTGATTCCTGAAGCTCAACATTATGCCGAAGCCACTCAAGTGGCCTATCAAAACAAGCAAACCGATTTTCCCACGCTAGCAAGAGCTTATGTAGCTTCTTATAACACCGAATTGGCTGCGCTTAAAACGCACGTTGGCCTGTTACAAGCGCGGGTTAATTTACTCTATTTACAAGGACGCTGA
- a CDS encoding SAM-dependent methyltransferase: protein MSTSFSKKHWEQVYTQKQADEVSWYQKKPTVSLSMIQSISSPRDRVIDIGGGSSSLVDHLLVLGYDKLAVLDIAQQAIQQIQKRLAEKANHVEWYIDDITQFVPPHPYEVWHDRAVFHFLMDQTLRAAYVDVLKKTLTPGGYVVMATFGKGGPKRCSGLDIVQYDERMMQNELGDEFILLNSQYESHVTPAGKEQRFIYLTFLRQ, encoded by the coding sequence ATGAGCACCTCTTTTTCAAAAAAACATTGGGAACAGGTTTATACCCAAAAACAGGCAGATGAAGTCAGTTGGTATCAAAAGAAGCCAACGGTATCACTCAGTATGATTCAAAGCATTAGTAGTCCGCGAGATCGAGTGATTGATATCGGTGGCGGCTCTTCCTCATTAGTCGATCACTTGCTAGTGTTAGGCTATGATAAGTTAGCGGTATTGGATATTGCCCAACAAGCCATACAGCAAATACAAAAACGATTAGCTGAAAAAGCAAACCACGTTGAGTGGTACATTGACGATATCACGCAGTTTGTGCCGCCTCATCCTTATGAAGTGTGGCATGATCGTGCGGTATTTCATTTTTTAATGGATCAAACCTTAAGAGCAGCCTATGTCGATGTGCTTAAGAAAACACTTACTCCTGGCGGTTATGTCGTCATGGCTACCTTTGGAAAAGGTGGGCCAAAACGTTGCAGCGGGTTGGATATCGTGCAGTATGATGAAAGGATGATGCAAAATGAACTGGGTGATGAATTTATTTTGTTAAACAGCCAATATGAATCGCATGTGACACCTGCTGGCAAAGAGCAGCGTTTTATTTATTTGACTTTCTTAAGACAATGA